A genomic segment from Cricetulus griseus strain 17A/GY chromosome 8, alternate assembly CriGri-PICRH-1.0, whole genome shotgun sequence encodes:
- the LOC100751635 gene encoding C-type lectin domain family 2 member H-like isoform X2, translated as MIAAKSEEASKGLLKTDLITPNSLQKVEIGKKLQGKCLRIIFTESPVKLYCCYGVIAVLTAAVLSLSVALSLENRRPVMGKCGPCYNTCPKDWIGFGSQCFYFSEDMRNWTFSQTSCMELEAHLAVFESIEELNFLKRYKGPSDHWIGLHRKSAEQDWMWPDNTQYNNMVPTRGDGECSYLSDIGISSARVYTHRKWICSKSKRHI; from the exons ATGATAGCTGCAAAGAGTGAAGAAGCTTCCAAGGGCTTGCTAAAGACAGACCTCATTACTCCAAACAGCCTGCAAAAGGTAGAAATAG GTAAAAAGCTCCAAGGAAAATGTCTGAGAATCATCTTCACTGAGTCTCCTGTTAAGCTTTACTGCTGCTATGGAGTGATTGCTGTCCTCACTGCAGCTGTactttcactttctgttgctttgtCATT AGAGAACA GGAGACCAGTCATGGGGAAGTGTGGACCTTGCTATAACACCTGCCCAAAAGACTGGATTGGATTTGGAagtcaatgtttttatttttctgaagacaTGAGAAACTGGACATTCAGCCAGACCTCCTGCATGGAACTAGAGGCCCATCTAGCTGTATTTGAGAGCATAGAGGAGCTG AATTTCCTGAAGAGATACAAGGGGCCTTCTGACCACTGGATCGGGCTGCACAGGAAGTCAGCAGAGCAGGACTGGATGTGGCCAGACAACACTCAATATAACAACAT gGTTCCCACCCGAGGAGATGGAGAATGTAGCTACCTGAGTGACATCGGGATCAGCAGTGCAAGGGTCTACACACACAGGAAGTGGATTTGTAGCAAGTCCAAAAGACATATTTAA